Proteins co-encoded in one Marinobacter qingdaonensis genomic window:
- a CDS encoding biopolymer transporter ExbD has product MKRSRRAGRIQCHYRRMHRTGGLNLVSLMDIFTILVFFLMVNSSDVKVLQNTADVPLPTSTSELAAEDTLTVQVSGGVILVQGREVARVEGIEATDSNIGGLAQELAYRRSLRTDSTESGYEVTIMAGRDTDYRLLRKIMQTCVDQDYRQVRLAVEAGVRNG; this is encoded by the coding sequence ATGAAGCGATCGCGCAGAGCCGGAAGAATTCAGTGCCATTACCGCCGCATGCACCGCACCGGTGGCTTGAACCTGGTGTCCCTGATGGACATCTTCACCATTCTGGTGTTCTTCCTGATGGTCAACTCATCCGACGTCAAGGTCCTGCAGAACACGGCTGACGTGCCGTTGCCCACATCCACCTCCGAGCTGGCGGCCGAGGACACCCTGACCGTTCAGGTGTCCGGTGGCGTGATTCTGGTGCAGGGCCGGGAAGTGGCCAGGGTCGAGGGCATCGAGGCAACCGATTCAAACATCGGAGGCCTGGCCCAGGAGCTTGCTTACCGACGGAGCCTTCGCACCGATAGCACCGAATCGGGCTATGAAGTCACCATCATGGCCGGCCGTGACACCGATTACCGGTTGCTGCGCAAGATCATGCAGACCTGCGTCGATCAGGACTATCGCCAGGTGCGACTGGCGGTCGAAGCGGGGGTGCGCAATGGTTGA
- a CDS encoding AgmX/PglI C-terminal domain-containing protein — protein sequence MVDRSDAVSRGAGLPWSRDAREERRFVIIVLLVAALFVPLAVLIPGLDVPDIDRTEAEKIPPRLARLIERPEPEAAPRPAVSPPKPEPQPEPEPQPLAETASKPEPKPEPAQKPPVEPAKPKRPGAQTVAQARETASRSGLLAMKDRLASMRADEPAAPTQMQANAEAATAGAAASTGFDQTLRGSGGVADTDAPRSQVAVQGHEVKRVEAAAPAKAVAARSKPKKPEAGERAMSNIRRVFDAQKTALYSMYRRELRQDPTLEGKVLLELVIEPDGSVSACQVVSSELKHPTLEQRIAMRVRLFNFGADNVGARKVRFPIDFLPG from the coding sequence ATGGTTGATCGATCCGATGCGGTCAGCCGCGGGGCCGGATTGCCCTGGAGCCGGGACGCCCGGGAGGAGCGCCGTTTTGTCATTATCGTCCTGCTGGTGGCTGCCCTGTTTGTTCCGTTGGCGGTGTTGATTCCGGGTCTGGACGTACCCGACATTGACCGCACCGAGGCCGAGAAAATCCCGCCACGACTGGCGCGGCTGATTGAGCGCCCTGAACCCGAGGCCGCCCCGAGACCGGCTGTCTCTCCGCCGAAACCCGAACCGCAACCCGAACCGGAACCACAACCCCTGGCCGAGACTGCATCCAAGCCTGAGCCGAAGCCAGAGCCGGCCCAGAAACCGCCCGTGGAGCCGGCCAAACCAAAGCGTCCCGGGGCCCAGACTGTGGCGCAGGCACGGGAGACGGCTTCTCGCTCCGGATTGCTGGCCATGAAGGACCGCTTGGCATCAATGCGCGCAGACGAGCCGGCCGCGCCAACGCAAATGCAGGCAAACGCCGAAGCGGCCACCGCCGGAGCTGCCGCGTCCACGGGTTTTGATCAGACACTGCGGGGCAGTGGTGGCGTGGCCGATACTGACGCGCCCCGAAGCCAGGTTGCCGTCCAGGGTCACGAGGTCAAACGGGTTGAGGCAGCGGCTCCGGCCAAGGCAGTGGCCGCCCGGTCGAAACCTAAGAAGCCGGAAGCCGGGGAGCGAGCCATGAGCAACATCCGTCGGGTGTTCGATGCCCAGAAGACGGCGCTCTATTCGATGTATCGGCGGGAACTGCGCCAGGACCCGACCCTGGAGGGCAAGGTCCTGCTGGAGCTGGTGATCGAGCCGGATGGGTCGGTGTCCGCGTGCCAGGTGGTCAGCTCGGAGCTGAAGCATCCGACCCTGGAGCAGCGCATCGCAATGAGGGTACGGTTGTTCAACTTTGGCGCCGACAACGTGGGCGCGCGCAAGGTCCGTTTTCCCATCGACTTCCTGCCCGGGTGA
- a CDS encoding MaoC/PaaZ C-terminal domain-containing protein, with protein MSDTLDTLENITYDELNEGDTATFTRTLSEEELVLFAAVSGDVNPVHLDSEFAADSVFKERIAHGMWSGSLISAALATVMPGPGTVYLEQSLNFKRPVKLDDTLTVTLSVLRKEPKNRVVFKCDVRNQSNQRVVGGEARVIAPTEKVSLRKPRLPKITIES; from the coding sequence ATGAGCGACACCCTGGACACCCTTGAAAACATTACCTATGACGAGTTGAACGAGGGCGACACCGCAACCTTCACCCGCACCCTTTCGGAAGAGGAACTGGTGCTGTTCGCGGCGGTGTCAGGGGACGTCAATCCTGTACACCTGGATTCCGAGTTCGCGGCCGATTCGGTGTTCAAGGAACGGATTGCCCATGGGATGTGGAGTGGGTCGCTGATCTCCGCGGCGTTGGCGACCGTGATGCCCGGCCCGGGTACCGTGTACCTGGAACAGAGCCTGAACTTCAAGCGGCCAGTCAAGCTCGACGACACCCTGACGGTGACCCTGAGCGTGTTGCGTAAGGAACCGAAAAATCGGGTCGTGTTCAAGTGTGACGTCCGCAACCAGAGCAATCAGCGCGTCGTCGGTGGCGAAGCCCGGGTTATCGCGCCCACCGAGAAAGTGTCGCTGCGCAAACCCCGCCTGCCGAAGATCACCATCGAGAGTTAA
- a CDS encoding long-chain fatty acid--CoA ligase — protein MDFEQFYQDKYPAGVPREVDLNKYSSMVEVFEQAVKKYADRPAFSAVGATLTYRDLDTQSRNFAAWLQNKTDLKPGDRIAVQMPNVSQYPVVVFGAMRAGLIVVNTNPLYTTREMEHQFNDSGAKALVVLANMAENAEKVLPNTGIEHVIVTEIADMHSPIKRTLLNAVIKHVKKMVPPFNIPGAHKLPAVLSAGAREKFSPVECKSDDIAVLQYTGGTTGVAKGAMLTHGNLVANLLQTRPMMGDIVVEGQEVVIAPLPLYHIYSFTLNCGIMLEAGAHNVLIPNPRDIPGFVKELKNHKFSAFLGLNTLFVALCNNEEFRNLDFSALKLTSSGGMALTSDTAKMWQRVTGCEISEGYGMTETSPVVTFNPHVAIQLGTIGLPIPSTVIKTIDEEGNETPLGEPGELCVKGPQVMRGYWQRPEDTQKSFTEDGFLKTGDVALIQEDGYIRIVDRKKDMIIVSGFNVFPNEIEDVVSSHPKVVECAAVGIPDSKSGEAVKVYLVPTGEGVSENELKEFCRERLTAYKVPKHFEFREELPKTNVGKILRRELRDEANAK, from the coding sequence ATGGATTTTGAGCAGTTCTATCAGGACAAATACCCCGCCGGGGTGCCCCGCGAGGTAGACCTGAACAAGTACAGCAGCATGGTCGAAGTGTTTGAGCAGGCCGTCAAGAAATACGCGGACCGCCCAGCCTTCAGCGCTGTTGGAGCGACTCTCACCTACCGTGACCTGGACACCCAGAGCCGGAACTTCGCCGCCTGGTTGCAGAACAAGACCGATCTGAAGCCCGGAGATCGCATTGCGGTCCAGATGCCCAACGTCAGCCAGTACCCGGTTGTCGTATTCGGCGCCATGCGCGCCGGTCTGATCGTGGTGAACACCAACCCCCTGTACACAACCCGGGAAATGGAGCACCAGTTCAATGATTCCGGCGCCAAGGCGCTGGTGGTGCTGGCCAACATGGCCGAAAATGCCGAGAAGGTGCTGCCGAACACCGGCATCGAGCACGTCATCGTGACCGAAATCGCGGACATGCATTCGCCGATCAAGCGCACCCTGCTGAACGCCGTGATCAAGCACGTCAAGAAGATGGTGCCGCCGTTCAACATTCCCGGAGCGCACAAACTGCCTGCGGTCCTGAGTGCCGGTGCCCGTGAGAAATTCAGCCCGGTCGAGTGCAAGTCCGACGACATCGCCGTACTCCAGTACACCGGTGGCACCACCGGTGTTGCCAAAGGTGCGATGCTGACCCACGGCAACCTGGTCGCCAACCTGCTGCAGACCCGCCCGATGATGGGCGACATCGTGGTCGAGGGCCAGGAAGTGGTGATCGCGCCGCTGCCGCTGTACCACATCTACTCCTTCACTCTGAACTGCGGCATCATGCTGGAAGCCGGTGCCCACAACGTCCTGATCCCGAATCCCCGGGACATTCCAGGGTTCGTGAAGGAACTGAAGAACCACAAATTCAGCGCGTTCCTGGGCCTCAACACCCTGTTCGTGGCGCTGTGCAACAACGAGGAGTTCCGCAACCTCGACTTCAGCGCCCTCAAGCTGACCTCGTCCGGCGGTATGGCCCTGACCAGTGATACCGCCAAGATGTGGCAGCGTGTGACCGGTTGTGAGATTTCCGAGGGCTACGGCATGACCGAAACCTCCCCGGTGGTTACCTTTAACCCCCACGTCGCGATCCAGTTGGGCACCATCGGCCTGCCGATCCCGTCCACCGTCATCAAGACCATCGACGAAGAGGGCAACGAAACCCCGCTGGGCGAGCCGGGTGAGCTGTGCGTCAAGGGACCTCAGGTCATGCGGGGCTACTGGCAGCGTCCGGAGGACACCCAGAAGTCCTTCACCGAGGACGGTTTCCTGAAAACCGGGGACGTCGCGCTGATCCAGGAAGATGGGTACATCCGCATCGTCGACCGGAAAAAGGACATGATCATTGTCTCCGGCTTCAACGTCTTCCCGAACGAAATCGAAGACGTGGTAAGCAGCCATCCCAAGGTGGTTGAGTGCGCGGCCGTTGGTATTCCTGATTCCAAGAGTGGGGAAGCGGTGAAGGTGTACCTGGTGCCCACCGGTGAGGGCGTGAGCGAAAATGAGCTCAAGGAATTCTGTCGCGAACGGCTCACCGCTTACAAGGTGCCCAAGCACTTCGAGTTCCGCGAGGAGCTGCCGAAGACCAACGTCGGCAAGATCCTGCGCCGTGAGCTGCGGGACGAGGCCAACGCCAAGTAA
- the hrpA gene encoding ATP-dependent RNA helicase HrpA → MMEQLDACNQQEAARIVKTVARTKGNPGEKDLQKMAGWLERGLEKVQQRQALHKPASFPDGLPVSERVDDIRDAIEQNQVVIIAGETGSGKTTQIPKICMNSGRGIRGLIGHTQPRRIAARSVAGRIAEELGEQTGQQIGYQVRFTDTTSDQSRVKVMTDGILLAEVQHDRFLDRYDTLIIDEAHERSLNIDFLLGYLRQLLPKRPDLKVIITSATIEVERFSEFFDQAPVIEVSGRTYPVDVRYRPLTGDEDDRDQGWTDGVLGALDEIEQHERAEKQPPGDVLVFLPGEREIRNLSKVLRHVDLKHTEVLPLYSRLSNQEQNRVFQSHRGRRIVLSTNVAETSLTVPGIRYVIDTGVARISRYSVRSKIQRLPIEPVSQASANQRAGRCGRVAPGICFRLYDETDFINRPEYTDPEILRTNLASVILQMATSGLGDIRNFPFLEAPDKRQINDGYKLLEELSAVDDKRRVTKLGRTMAKLPLDPRLARMLVTAAEQGSLAETLIVIAGLSVQDPRERPQEKQQAADQAHAPFNDKESDFLTLLNIWNFYEEQRQELSQNQLKKLCQKSFLSWMRMREWRDIHRQLTLICRDQKMAFNRDAASYEALHKAILAGLLGQVAVKVEKKEYLATRNRKLMIFPGSKVAKTGPKWIVATEIVETSRVFARMVAAIQPEWLEPLAGHVVKRSYFEPHWEQKRAQVMGYEKVTLYGLDVVPKRRIAYSKIDPVECRNLFIRRALVEGDYRSKAPFIARNREMLDTVENLEKKTRRRDLLVDDEVLVAFYDQRLPADIVSGRHFEDWWKRLSSQELKELELTEADVLQRPVDAQAGNLYPDFLEWEGVQYPLSYEFEPTSERDGVTLQVPLMALKQIPSRRLEWLVPGLLREKCVALVKGLPKALRRNFVPVPDFVDAALANLQPSNEPLTLQLGEQLRRMTGVRIDPDAWSESELPKHLRMNLRVLGDGGKVMAESREAVRLQDQLEGKAEAALASAESDTRDSEPAGDHPDWQFGALPEQVQTEKGGMQVTVYPALEDLGETVRPIRCLDRLTAEDTTRKGVARLILNRFGKTLDDLERKLPRFKQSALMFAPVGRAKVLLDDLLLATAMQHFLADGLPRDRSAFDLLFDRHRGDFIPALEAADERLYQAMTGYQKVAKQLKGKINLALANSMADLKFQMEQLVYPGFLVATPGEWLAEFGRYFEAALVRLEKMPREMGREREFLHAIEPLWSRYASKREEQLRQGVRDPELVRYRWMLEEFRVSFFAQQLGTVMTVSVKRLDKQWEQTRV, encoded by the coding sequence ATGATGGAGCAGTTGGATGCCTGCAACCAGCAGGAGGCGGCACGGATCGTCAAGACGGTCGCCCGCACCAAGGGTAACCCGGGTGAAAAGGACCTGCAGAAAATGGCGGGCTGGCTCGAGCGGGGGTTGGAAAAGGTGCAACAGCGCCAGGCGCTGCACAAGCCCGCGAGCTTCCCGGATGGCCTGCCGGTGTCGGAACGGGTCGACGATATCCGCGATGCAATTGAACAGAATCAGGTGGTGATCATCGCCGGTGAGACCGGGTCCGGGAAAACCACCCAGATTCCCAAGATCTGCATGAACAGCGGTCGGGGCATCCGCGGCCTGATTGGCCACACCCAGCCCCGGCGTATTGCGGCGCGCAGCGTGGCCGGGCGGATTGCCGAAGAACTGGGGGAGCAGACCGGTCAGCAGATCGGCTACCAGGTGCGTTTCACCGACACCACCTCGGACCAGTCCCGGGTCAAGGTGATGACCGACGGGATCCTGCTGGCCGAGGTTCAGCACGACCGATTCCTCGATCGCTACGACACCTTGATCATTGATGAGGCCCACGAACGCAGCCTGAACATCGACTTCCTATTGGGGTACCTGCGTCAGCTGCTGCCCAAGCGCCCGGACCTGAAAGTGATCATCACCTCCGCCACCATTGAGGTCGAGCGCTTCAGCGAGTTCTTCGACCAGGCGCCGGTCATCGAAGTCAGCGGTCGGACCTACCCGGTGGATGTCCGCTATCGGCCATTGACGGGCGACGAAGACGACCGTGACCAGGGCTGGACGGACGGAGTGCTGGGCGCCCTGGATGAAATTGAACAGCACGAACGCGCCGAGAAACAGCCGCCTGGCGATGTCCTGGTGTTTTTGCCGGGTGAACGGGAAATCCGGAACCTGAGCAAGGTCCTTCGCCATGTCGACCTGAAGCACACCGAGGTGCTGCCGCTGTATTCCCGGCTGAGCAACCAGGAACAGAATCGGGTGTTCCAGTCGCACCGGGGCCGACGGATCGTTCTGTCCACCAACGTGGCCGAAACCTCCCTGACGGTGCCGGGTATCCGGTACGTCATCGATACCGGGGTCGCCCGGATCAGCCGTTACAGTGTGCGGTCGAAAATCCAGCGTCTGCCCATTGAGCCGGTCTCCCAGGCCAGCGCCAACCAGCGTGCTGGCCGCTGTGGTCGGGTTGCGCCCGGTATCTGCTTCCGGCTGTACGATGAAACCGATTTCATCAATCGCCCGGAGTACACCGACCCGGAAATCCTGCGGACTAACCTGGCCTCGGTCATCCTGCAGATGGCCACCTCCGGGCTCGGGGACATCCGCAACTTCCCGTTCCTCGAGGCGCCGGACAAGCGCCAGATCAATGATGGCTACAAGCTGCTCGAGGAACTCAGCGCGGTTGATGACAAACGCCGGGTTACCAAGCTCGGCCGCACCATGGCGAAACTGCCTCTGGATCCCAGGTTGGCGCGGATGCTGGTGACGGCGGCGGAGCAGGGCAGTCTGGCCGAGACCCTGATCGTGATCGCCGGCTTGAGCGTGCAGGACCCCCGGGAACGGCCCCAGGAGAAGCAGCAGGCGGCGGACCAGGCGCACGCGCCGTTCAACGACAAGGAATCGGATTTCCTCACCCTGTTGAACATCTGGAATTTCTACGAGGAGCAGCGCCAGGAGCTGTCCCAGAATCAACTGAAAAAGCTGTGTCAAAAGAGCTTTCTCAGTTGGATGCGCATGCGCGAGTGGCGGGACATCCACCGGCAGCTGACGTTGATCTGCCGGGATCAGAAGATGGCGTTCAACCGGGATGCGGCCAGCTACGAGGCCTTGCACAAGGCCATCCTGGCCGGTTTGTTGGGTCAGGTGGCGGTCAAGGTGGAAAAAAAGGAGTACCTGGCCACCCGCAATCGCAAGTTGATGATCTTTCCCGGTTCCAAGGTGGCCAAGACCGGCCCCAAGTGGATTGTCGCCACCGAAATTGTTGAAACCAGCCGGGTGTTTGCCCGCATGGTCGCCGCCATTCAGCCGGAATGGCTGGAGCCGCTCGCCGGCCACGTGGTCAAACGCTCTTATTTCGAACCGCACTGGGAGCAGAAGCGCGCCCAGGTGATGGGCTATGAGAAGGTCACCCTTTACGGCCTGGATGTAGTGCCCAAGCGCCGCATTGCTTACAGCAAGATCGATCCGGTGGAGTGCCGGAATCTCTTTATCAGGCGCGCGCTGGTAGAGGGGGATTACCGGTCCAAGGCCCCATTTATCGCCCGTAATCGGGAGATGCTGGATACCGTCGAGAACCTTGAAAAGAAGACCCGGCGTCGGGACCTCCTGGTTGACGACGAGGTTCTGGTCGCGTTCTACGACCAGCGCCTGCCTGCGGACATCGTCAGTGGCCGTCATTTTGAGGACTGGTGGAAACGACTGTCGTCCCAGGAGCTGAAGGAGCTGGAGCTGACCGAGGCCGATGTGCTGCAGCGGCCGGTGGATGCCCAGGCCGGGAACCTCTACCCCGATTTTCTGGAGTGGGAGGGGGTGCAGTACCCCCTGAGCTACGAGTTCGAACCCACCAGCGAAAGGGACGGCGTAACCCTGCAGGTGCCTCTGATGGCATTGAAGCAGATTCCGTCCCGGCGGCTGGAATGGCTGGTGCCGGGCCTGCTTCGAGAGAAGTGCGTGGCCCTGGTGAAAGGGCTGCCGAAGGCGCTCCGGCGCAATTTTGTACCGGTGCCAGACTTCGTCGACGCGGCGCTGGCCAATCTGCAGCCGTCGAACGAGCCCCTGACCCTCCAGCTTGGCGAGCAATTGCGGCGCATGACGGGGGTGCGAATCGATCCCGACGCCTGGTCTGAATCGGAATTGCCAAAACATCTGCGAATGAACCTGCGGGTGCTGGGCGACGGCGGCAAGGTCATGGCCGAAAGTCGGGAAGCGGTCCGGTTGCAGGATCAGTTGGAAGGCAAGGCGGAAGCGGCGCTGGCATCCGCGGAGAGTGACACTCGGGATAGTGAGCCGGCCGGGGACCACCCCGACTGGCAGTTTGGCGCACTGCCGGAGCAGGTACAGACCGAAAAAGGCGGTATGCAGGTGACCGTGTATCCGGCGCTGGAGGATCTGGGCGAGACCGTTCGTCCGATTCGTTGCCTGGACCGGCTCACCGCCGAGGACACGACCCGGAAGGGCGTCGCCCGGCTGATTCTCAACCGGTTCGGCAAGACCCTGGACGACCTCGAGCGGAAATTGCCCCGGTTCAAACAGTCGGCGTTGATGTTCGCGCCGGTGGGCCGGGCCAAGGTGTTGCTGGACGACCTGCTGCTGGCGACGGCCATGCAGCATTTCCTGGCCGACGGGCTGCCCCGGGACCGGAGCGCGTTCGACCTTCTGTTCGACCGCCATCGGGGTGACTTCATTCCCGCCCTGGAAGCGGCGGATGAGCGCCTGTACCAAGCCATGACCGGCTACCAGAAAGTGGCGAAGCAGCTCAAGGGCAAGATCAACCTGGCCCTGGCCAACAGCATGGCGGACCTGAAATTTCAGATGGAGCAGCTGGTGTATCCCGGGTTCCTGGTCGCGACACCGGGTGAGTGGTTGGCCGAGTTCGGGCGCTATTTCGAGGCGGCCCTGGTCCGGCTGGAAAAAATGCCCCGGGAAATGGGCCGCGAGCGGGAATTCCTGCACGCGATCGAGCCACTCTGGTCCCGCTACGCCAGCAAGCGGGAGGAACAGCTGCGGCAGGGTGTACGGGACCCGGAGCTGGTGCGTTACCGGTGGATGCTGGAAGAATTTCGGGTGTCGTTTTTTGCCCAACAGCTGGGCACGGTGATGACCGTCTCGGTCAAGCGCCTGGATAAGCAGTGGGAGCAAACCCGGGTCTGA